TTTTAATATTATAGTTATCATCGGAATATTAACGAAAGCAATTAATGGCTGGTATATAGCTGGTGCATTTTCAAGCGCTGCTATATTTATTAATGATCCCCCAACTCCAAGTAGTATACCTGCAACAGGTAATGCTGCTATCGGAAGCATTATTGCTTTCCCAATTCTTTGTAAGTATTGAAGCATTTCTTATTTCCCCCCTATTATTTTTTTAGTTTTTACTAGCATCTGGTTATGAATTTATTATTTTTATTAATTATTAAAATCATTATTGCAATAAAAAAGAGCTAAATTATTTATGACATAGATGTACCATAAGTAATTTAGCTCATGCCTGCATAACCAGTAACACGCTATATATATTAACTTTATATTTTTATTATATCATATTAATATTACTATGTAAATATTTTTTGCAAACATTTTCACTAAATATTATTTTACTATCTCTATTTTATTTAATTCCCCTGCTTTAGCAGTTCCTTCTACTAATTTAACTGATTCACCTTCTGATAAATTAGTGAATACTACTATTGGCATTGAAGATTTTGCATTCTTTTCAATGAATTCTACATCCATTTTAACTAACTTATCTCCAACGTTAACCTTTTGATTTTCTTCTACAAATATTTCAAATCCTTCACCTTTTAAGTTAACTGTATCTACTCCTAAATGTATTAACACTTCTCTTCCATCTACAGAGTTTATAGTTACAGCATGTTTAGTTGGGAATACTGTTACTATTGTACCTTCTACTGGTGATACTATCATCCCATCAGTTGTTTTCATAGCAAATCCATCCCCCATCATTTTGCTTGAAAATACTTCATCTGGAACTTGAGATATG
The Romboutsia ilealis genome window above contains:
- a CDS encoding PTS sugar transporter subunit IIA — protein: MSFFKNLFKGNKEQEVKKEQIVPLTNGELVNISQVPDEVFSSKMMGDGFAMKTTDGMIVSPVEGTIVTVFPTKHAVTINSVDGREVLIHLGVDTVNLKGEGFEIFVEENQKVNVGDKLVKMDVEFIEKNAKSSMPIVVFTNLSEGESVKLVEGTAKAGELNKIEIVK